The genomic window AACTtccatgttttccttcacaAGTTCTTCCCCACAATCACTAGAAGCATAATCAATCTCGGGTTCTGCATTAATCAAAGTGGCCTTACCTTctattttgtcatttatcaaATTATCCATCCAATCACAGAAAGTATGAAACAATCCCCCAAACAGCCAGGCTGCAGGGGAAATGAATCACACATAAAACTATCACAAATGCACCTTATGCCTCACAAGCACACGCGGTCCCAACAAACACTcgactgctctctgctctctgctcacttCCTGCTTGCACACCTGAACgggatcagacgagatcgggcgtattcaggttggtgtggccgtaagcgaatgagtccaccctctgaaccttatttatacatgtaaatacgtcaggtaaaagaagaaaaaagcttgcagaacctggtattcccaggaagtctcccattcaagtacgaaccaggcccgaccctgcttagcttccgagatcagacgagaccgggagtattcaggttggtgtggccgtaagcgaatgagtccaccctctgaaccttatttatacatgtaaatacgtcaggtaaaagaagaaaaaagcttaaagcacctggtattcccaggcagtctcccatccaagtactaaccaggccagaccctgcttagcttcagagatcacacgagatcgggcgtattcaggttggtgtggccgtaagcaagtgagtccaccctctgaaccttatttatacatgtaaatacgtcaggtaaaagtggaaaaaagcttacagcacctggttttcccaggcagtctcccatccaagtactaaccaggcccgaccctgcttagcttccgagatcagacgagaccgggagtatttttttttatcttttttattatcagaaatatattccattttatGCAATTACGCATTCATTTATACGtatatcaataaaaataaatgaaaacagtcCCACAAATTAAACCACCCTCAGAAGCCGCACAAACAACTAActaaacacactttctcttttaaattaaaaaaaataagaaccaGACATCAAAAGCAGTATCTTATCCCGAATACACTTACCCTCGGAATTAAACCGCCCCTCAGTCCCAAAACGCAAACCGAACAGCTAAACACAGAATCTTTTAACCTCGACCATTTACCCACAAAATAATCCACCCCTCATTcgaaaaaccacacaaaaccaaaatcccacacaaaactccctcactctcccacCTCCAAAAATAAGCCACCCCCTTTAAACCACCCAAATCAACCCCAGACGGTGCCCTGCTCAGTCATCCATACAATtccatttttatgttttctattCTCTCCCAAGAGTACAGACAATTCCCACCCCTGATCCACCCAGCAGTCTCCCACACTGCACCCTGCCAGCAGCCCCTTGATTTTTCCCCAGAATTCTGCTAGCTcacaacaatacacaaaaatatgattaaagtcttcatccctcctttcaCACACCATACACGTCCTCCCATACACTCCCCTGAGCATTTGGTGCAGGATGATGCATGTGAAAATCCTCCTGTGCCTTATCTTGAAATCAAGATCGAATATTGCATGCGGTGTGTGCGGTATGTCAATATTCTTCCACAAAATGTTGGGTGTAATGTCCGGATATGTGTCTGTCCATTTACTCTCGCATGTGGGTTTTTGCACTCTATATGTCAATGCATGCCTATACCAAATCTTTGTTGTGATATCAGCAATGgcgtgtgtctccccccccaggCGCAGGGAGATTCCCACCTCATCATCCTGCCCAACCCTCCCCTTATTTCTAAACCCGTCCCCCCATTCACTCATCACActctcttccactctctccAACACTTTCACAATCACTTCCCTCCTATATGttatccccttctctctcactatcCTAATCACTCTTTCTTTATCCCATCTCCCTCCCCTGTCGACTAGATCTCCCACCCGCTTCAGCCCCGCCCTCTCAAGAGCCACGCTCTTGATGACCCCTCCGCCCCCCTGTTTAAAATATGGGCTGGAGAGGAACGGCAGCCTCATCACAGACGCTCTTGAGTCGCATACGAGTGTGGTCTTATCAAATAGCAGGAACCACGCGTTGAGCACCTCCTGGAAGAACCGCGGCAGATGTGCATATGCCGCTGCGTCCtgcatctgcaacaaattgtctTTACTCAAGAGACCAAATGTGCTCAGCCACTGGCTGAAGTGGCCTTTCCAGGCCGCCTCCCGACTTGCATCCCTAAATTTACCTATCAATTTAGTTCGTAACGCAGTTCTTTTTGCGAGTACGTCCATCAATCCTAGCCCACCCTGATCTTTGACCCTTATCAGCGTTCTATGCGCAATACTGGCTGCTTTGCTCCTCCAAATAAAGTCTCTAACGACTTTTGCAATCTTCTGCTCAGCCCAAGTCGGAAGCGCACAAGTGCTCAATGCATGGTTCACCTGCGACAAAACTAGAGCATTGGTGACAGCCACCCTTCCCCTTAAAAGCAAACCCCTAGCCCTCCACATACACAGGGTCTTTTGCATACGTCCAATAACATCTTTCCACGTCAAATCATCGCATTCATTCTCATCACTTCCAACATACACTCcgagcacttttcttttattctctactACTTTGAATCCCCATTTGTTATTTAGATCTTTGTTCCTACCCATCCCCATTATTTCAGACTTTTCCATATTAATTTttgctcctgaagctctctcATAAGTTTCTATATGTTTCAACACTATATCTACATCACTCTCACTTTTAACCATTACATTAATATCATCCGCATACTGCATTACGCTAATTTTTCCCTTACCTATTCCACACACTCTTCTATCATTAGCAATTAAAGCCGCCAACGGCTCCGCCACCATGCTGTAGAGCAGTGCTGACATTGGGCAGCCCTGCCTCACTGACCTCTTGACATCAAAAGAGTCAGTCAGAACAccgttacattttattttactcttagcCCCCCCATAAAGCAATCCCACCCACCCCCTTAATTTAGTCCCAAATCCAAGTTTCTCTAGTACCCTCCCCAAAAAAACCTGATCCACCCTATCAAAcgctttatttaaatcaatccCCAGCCAcaatcctccctcctcttccataTCTCTTACTacctgttttattgttattattgaatcCCCAATGTCCCTCCCTGGAATATTATACGCTTGAGTTGGACCTATTACTGAACCTATTACCTCCCTTATTCTATTCGCAAGTATTTTAGCAATTATTTTATAGTCAGTGTTGAGTAGACTGATTGGCCTATAGTTATCAAGATTTTTGTTATCTcccttatttttataaaaaatcgTTATTATGCCTAATCCCATACTCTCAGGGAGCCAGCCTTTTTTCTCTACATACTTGCAGAGTTTTTCAACCACCGGAGCCAGAATTTCCTTAAAGCTGACGTAAAACTCGGCTGTCAGACCATCACTCCCCGggctcttatttttgtttagtccATCAATAGCACTATATATCTCTTGTACAGAAAATTCACAATCGCACCAACCACTATCCTCCCTACTTAAAGTTTTCTTTAGTGCCTCTAAGGCCTCTCCTACACTCACAGAAATATTTAACCCTAACTTTTAAgatttatgtaatttaattaataacaaagttccatttgattattttttatattttgaacatAAACCTACCACATAAACTTTACATGATCCATATGCATCAGTGTAATAAAGCCTATTCATTTGAAATGCATATTCCTCAGGTTTATGTATTcagtattaatataatttattgaatttaaatgcatATTATTCAGGTTATACATTTAGAATACATTAAGTATATTTGTTTGAATTACATAGTAATTAGGTTACCTATTCAAGATGAATAAAGTGTATGTGTTTAAGATACATAACAATTAagcttaaattcaatcaaaatgcattagatttatgtatttttatgattaatatccattaatatttttctattaGGTTACCTATTCAAGATGAttaatgtgtatgtttttgaaATACATAACAATTAAGCTTAAATTTAATCATAATGCattatttttatgattcatATTCAATGGATTTTTTCTATTAGGTTACCTATTCAAgatgattgtgtatttgtttgaaatTCAACAATATCTCAATGATGCATACAATCAGACCACCTTGTTGATTCAACTAATTTATTAACGCTTctcttcacacagacactgtacTCAGCAGGTAGTGTAGCTCTTCAACCAAGTAATCTACTGCTATAGATGgaacatgaaacatgttttgtaaTTGCAATAGAACAGAGGCAAGTTAGTATCTGCTCCAACAATGGCAGTAAAGGACCTGCTCTTTTTTCTAGATctagaacaaacaaacaaactacagGCTCAACAACATTCCTTACATCTGTATCTGCTGGAACGATCGCAGTAATGGGATATGAAAGGACAGAACAAACTCTTCAGGCTCAACAACATTAAACATATAGTAGTAGAACATAGGTCTCTTCCTGTACTTCCTCCTCCCATCACCACCCCACCCCAAAAAAAGAGTCACCTGAGCAATTTGAGTTTCAGTGCTCGTACTTTGGCTGAAGGCTTGGACGATTCCAGGTCCATCAGGATCTTCTGGTAAGCTTTGAATGTATACTTCAAGTTTTTTGGATAGCTCAAATTAAGAGCATAGACCAACCCATAAAGCATTACGCATGCATGGTTGATACTTTGGAGGTTGTTGAGAACTTGGACCCCTTCCAGGACCATACCGACATCTGCAAAGAGTCCACCAGGACCATCATGATCATCACCCTCAGCTTGAACGGTGTAGATTGCCATGGTTGTCCCTGCGACATCTGCCTCGGCCTCACTGCATTCGATGTcctgaaagatggagagaacagagaacaaTGAGCTGTGTCACCCtcacctttgaccaccaaattctaagCAGCTCATCATTGAGGCCAAGTGCGtgttaatttgaaaaaattctCTGAAGGCACTGTAGATATAGCGTTCATGAGAATGCGATGGAGTTCAAGGTTACAATGACCTCAAGATCTTTGACTCCCTAAAagcctggaaaacaaaacaaaaagtcaagTTATGTATAAATGGAGTTGTACATTCAATGATCATCAActatttaaatatgattaaaaaaaaagtggtgttTGAGCATTGTTGATCACAATGAGGGTTGTGTCAAAGAATCTAGATGCCATTCCTTACCGTGTTTGTGGTAACTGTGCCGTAAAGAATGGCATGTCGTGTCTCATTGCTTAAAATTAATACTCTTATGGTAATCCTTTAATTTAGTGAATATTTAATGGTGCACATGAAACATAAGAGACCAACTTACATGTTCATAGGTTCGTCCTACTCTGAGGCTAAGGTTTTGTGCTTCCTTAAGACGCAAGGATTTCCGGGAAGACAGAAGAGACTGCACTTTATCCAACGAAGCATTTGACCTGCCACAATAAAAATGGAGTCAACAAAACATcccttaaaaatataaaaaaatctgtgaggtttatgaaaatattcaaaGTAACCAATACCCAAAAGAGCCAAAGTAGGGTGAAAGGACAGTAGGAAAGAGGCAAACCTACTGCTCCCTCACTCCTACCCTCCACCATCTCTCCTAATCTCCTCTCATAGGGTAAGGTTTACTCCTCCCTCCTATCCAACCCTCTCTCAAgccgtcctccctctcccctaacctccttctgtttcctgttaGCAAATAGAAGGAACTAATCTCTTCCTATCCTGACCTTCTCTTCCCTAACCCATCAACCCTTGCAAATGCCCCATTCTACTAAATAGAATCAGCCCCAacagccaaaacaaaacaaagtatcCTTACTACTACACTGTTTTATG from Platichthys flesus chromosome 22, fPlaFle2.1, whole genome shotgun sequence includes these protein-coding regions:
- the LOC133933467 gene encoding uncharacterized protein LOC133933467 isoform X2 codes for the protein MTELEVKKKKRDEALIKEKMQRTFSLRRQEVLQEPKIPEFFNKWPALFDVIEINLEFMRLTTVPLTLTFLRELDRLTGDLIRVFNTKGGATGEKIGAMMAKMENAAEDLRQTIKPKPDVKRSNASLDKVQSLLSSRKSLRLKEAQNLSLRVGRTYEHDIECSEAEADVAGTTMAIYTVQAEGDDHDGPGGLFADVGMVLEGVQVLNNLQSINHACVMLYGLVYALNLSYPKNLKYTFKAYQKILMDLESSKPSAKVRALKLKLLR
- the LOC133933467 gene encoding uncharacterized protein LOC133933467 isoform X1, whose amino-acid sequence is MHECSCRNTFDGKQQQQVKKKKRDEALIKEKMQRTFSLRRQEVLQEPKIPEFFNKWPALFDVIEINLEFMRLTTVPLTLTFLRELDRLTGDLIRVFNTKGGATGEKIGAMMAKMENAAEDLRQTIKPKPDVKRSNASLDKVQSLLSSRKSLRLKEAQNLSLRVGRTYEHDIECSEAEADVAGTTMAIYTVQAEGDDHDGPGGLFADVGMVLEGVQVLNNLQSINHACVMLYGLVYALNLSYPKNLKYTFKAYQKILMDLESSKPSAKVRALKLKLLR